Proteins encoded in a region of the Alkalinema sp. FACHB-956 genome:
- a CDS encoding molybdenum cofactor guanylyltransferase, producing MIFDRGDLMDDSFLSAIVLAGGQSRRMGQDKALLQIAGKPLLQQICDRAAQCCPAIYVVTAWPDRYRSFLPESCQFVVDRQSYGPLVGFAQGLAMVKTEWVLLLACDMPQLDADQMQRWAQDLPTLPEPSIAYLARHPKGWEPFGGFYRTTVQADLATFIQQGGRSFQQWLEQKGLEQQSVTEIPNVIGDHFWNCNTPQDWAALRSTLPIDIPDRG from the coding sequence ATGATCTTCGATCGAGGCGATCTGATGGATGACTCGTTTCTCAGCGCGATCGTGTTGGCCGGTGGGCAAAGCCGCCGCATGGGTCAGGATAAGGCATTGTTGCAAATCGCAGGAAAACCGTTACTGCAACAGATTTGCGATCGCGCGGCCCAATGTTGTCCAGCGATTTATGTGGTAACGGCTTGGCCCGATCGCTATCGATCGTTTTTACCAGAATCGTGTCAATTTGTTGTCGATCGGCAGTCCTATGGCCCGCTAGTCGGATTTGCGCAAGGGTTGGCGATGGTGAAAACAGAATGGGTGTTGTTGTTGGCCTGTGATATGCCGCAATTGGATGCAGACCAGATGCAACGGTGGGCGCAGGATTTACCAACGCTGCCCGAACCCTCGATCGCCTATCTAGCGAGGCACCCCAAGGGATGGGAACCGTTTGGCGGATTTTATCGAACCACGGTGCAAGCAGATTTGGCAACCTTTATTCAGCAGGGAGGCAGATCGTTTCAACAATGGTTAGAGCAAAAAGGGTTAGAGCAACAGTCGGTTACAGAAATCCCTAACGTGATCGGCGATCATTTTTGGAATTGCAACACGCCCCAGGATTGGGCTGCTTTGCGATCGACATTGCCGATCGATATTCCCGATCGAGGCTAG
- a CDS encoding DUF167 family protein: MILQIKVKPNAKQQKLEQQADGSWLAHLKSPPVDGKANAELIKLLAQRFAVPKSQVTIKSGGAAKLKLIEILE, from the coding sequence GTGATTTTGCAAATTAAGGTGAAACCCAATGCTAAGCAGCAGAAACTGGAGCAACAGGCCGATGGCAGTTGGCTGGCGCATCTCAAATCTCCCCCGGTGGATGGGAAGGCCAATGCGGAGTTGATTAAACTGTTAGCGCAACGGTTTGCTGTCCCGAAATCGCAAGTCACGATTAAGTCCGGTGGGGCGGCGAAGTTGAAATTGATTGAAATCTTGGAATGA